The following proteins come from a genomic window of Paenibacillus swuensis:
- a CDS encoding RluA family pseudouridine synthase, which translates to MIPVDSTGQPEDKGSQTTVSSSLKGSGAQRKGEWLELGITAADLQDLETAGITDFVSRLLRTPPAFARKLQASGGLQQSGDKLRLRLFGAEPAGFAPEWMDLPVLYEDDYVLVILKPAGLKVHPTDGEPGTLAHGVASYFECTGQACAVRHVHRLDEWTSGPVLYAKGALALARLDDAMRRKAIGRIYVALAAGELSPPAGRVDLPIGRDRHHKQRRRVSPGGEEAVTYYETVSSAGGASLVRLRLETGRTHQIRVHMSHLGHPLLGDSLYGGSLHQGITRQALHGERLIFPHPLTDEEIEVAAPWPEDFLAACAKLQLKM; encoded by the coding sequence GTGATCCCTGTTGATTCAACCGGCCAACCTGAAGATAAAGGGTCGCAAACCACGGTTTCGTCCAGTCTGAAGGGGTCCGGTGCTCAGCGCAAAGGCGAATGGCTCGAGCTTGGCATCACCGCGGCTGATCTTCAAGATTTGGAGACGGCCGGCATCACCGACTTCGTCAGCCGTCTCCTGCGCACGCCGCCGGCGTTCGCGCGCAAACTGCAAGCTTCCGGCGGCCTGCAGCAGAGCGGCGACAAGCTGCGGCTGCGTTTGTTCGGGGCGGAGCCTGCAGGCTTCGCGCCGGAGTGGATGGACCTCCCCGTGCTGTATGAAGATGACTATGTGCTAGTCATTCTCAAACCAGCCGGGCTTAAAGTCCATCCCACCGACGGTGAACCCGGCACGTTGGCGCACGGCGTCGCCTCCTACTTCGAATGCACCGGCCAAGCTTGCGCTGTGCGTCACGTCCATCGTCTGGACGAATGGACGAGCGGGCCGGTGCTTTACGCCAAGGGCGCGCTTGCCCTCGCGCGCCTCGATGATGCGATGCGGCGCAAGGCGATCGGCCGCATCTATGTGGCGCTGGCCGCCGGCGAGCTGTCACCGCCGGCGGGCCGCGTGGATCTGCCGATCGGGCGGGATCGGCATCACAAGCAGCGGCGCAGAGTGTCGCCTGGGGGCGAGGAGGCCGTCACGTATTACGAGACGGTCTCCTCCGCCGGGGGCGCTTCACTCGTACGGCTGCGCCTCGAGACGGGACGCACGCATCAGATTCGCGTGCATATGAGTCATCTCGGGCATCCGCTGCTGGGGGACAGCCTATACGGAGGCAGTCTGCATCAAGGGATTACCCGGCAGGCGCTGCACGGGGAAAGACTGATCTTTCCACATCCGTTGACCGATGAAGAAATTGAAGTTGCAGCGCCGTGGCCAGAGGATTTCTTGGCCGCATGCGCCAAACTCCAACTAAAAATGTAG
- the hemL gene encoding glutamate-1-semialdehyde 2,1-aminomutase has product MKQNNSVRQDARSRAAFEEAKSYIPGGVNSPVRAFKSVGLTPVYMERGEGARVYDIDGNSYIDYVASWGPLIMGHAHPEVVEALKRTAEKGTSFGAPTEMETVMAKLVCERVPSIEIVRMVNSGTEATMSALRLARGYTKRNKILKFEGSYHGHADALLIKAGSGVATLGLPDSPGVPESVAVNTITVPYNDLASVETAFERYGEEIACIIVEPIAGNMGVVPPQPGFLQGLRDVTMKYGALLIFDEVMTGFRVHLNCAQGLYGVTPDLTCLGKVIGGGLPVGAYGGRREIMEQIAPSGPIYQAGTLSGNPLAMAAGYHTLRLLGEPGVYERLEQLSSRLADGFMRNSAERGIESTLNRVGSMVCPFFTATEVVNYDTAKTSDLNRFKTYFGQMLDLGVSVAPSQFEGMFVSAVHTEEDIDRTIEAHRTALQGL; this is encoded by the coding sequence ATGAAGCAGAACAATTCAGTTCGTCAAGACGCTCGTTCCAGAGCCGCATTCGAGGAAGCCAAGAGCTACATCCCCGGAGGTGTCAACAGCCCCGTTCGCGCCTTTAAATCTGTGGGCTTAACACCGGTCTACATGGAACGCGGCGAAGGTGCCCGAGTATATGATATTGACGGAAACTCTTATATTGATTATGTGGCTTCCTGGGGGCCACTGATTATGGGGCACGCCCATCCCGAGGTTGTGGAAGCGCTGAAGAGAACGGCTGAGAAAGGTACGTCCTTCGGGGCGCCGACGGAGATGGAAACGGTGATGGCGAAGCTGGTTTGCGAGCGCGTTCCGTCGATCGAGATTGTCCGTATGGTCAATTCGGGAACGGAAGCGACGATGAGCGCTCTGCGTTTGGCCCGCGGCTACACGAAGCGGAACAAAATCCTGAAGTTTGAAGGTTCCTACCACGGCCACGCTGACGCGTTGTTGATTAAAGCGGGCTCTGGTGTTGCCACGTTAGGATTGCCCGACAGCCCCGGTGTTCCGGAAAGCGTTGCGGTAAACACGATTACGGTGCCTTATAACGATTTGGCTTCCGTTGAAACCGCCTTCGAACGTTACGGCGAAGAAATCGCCTGCATCATTGTCGAACCGATTGCCGGGAACATGGGCGTTGTGCCTCCGCAGCCCGGATTTTTGCAAGGTTTGCGCGATGTAACGATGAAGTACGGGGCATTGCTGATCTTCGATGAGGTGATGACGGGGTTCCGGGTTCATCTGAACTGCGCGCAGGGCTTATACGGCGTAACGCCTGATCTAACTTGTTTAGGCAAGGTAATCGGAGGAGGGTTGCCGGTAGGCGCGTACGGCGGCAGACGCGAGATTATGGAGCAGATCGCGCCAAGCGGGCCGATTTATCAAGCAGGAACCTTGTCCGGGAATCCGCTTGCGATGGCGGCGGGATACCATACGCTGCGTTTACTTGGGGAACCGGGTGTCTACGAGCGGTTGGAGCAATTATCCTCGCGTTTAGCGGACGGGTTTATGCGGAACAGCGCGGAACGGGGAATCGAGTCTACGTTGAATCGTGTCGGTTCAATGGTATGTCCGTTCTTTACGGCGACCGAGGTGGTCAATTATGATACCGCGAAAACTTCGGATCTGAACCGGTTCAAAACCTATTTCGGTCAAATGCTAGATCTGGGCGTCAGCGTCGCCCCTTCCCAGTTTGAAGGGATGTTTGTTTCCGCCGTGCATACGGAAGAAGATATCGACCGGACGATTGAAGCGCATCGCACCGCGCTCCAAGGACTGTGA
- a CDS encoding LysM peptidoglycan-binding domain-containing protein gives MTEHNGLRFDIYERVHLAEEGIGIAELEEAELLPYIEVYSNGEQAVLRGSLLLTGKYLGEDEFRSSVELQHSIPVEISIPMTRVSRLEDIQVEIENFDIDVLSNRSLNVTGLLTLRGVQLVTETVESRWDEEEIVAVHQTEDVRELYNPRNYPLDAEPSISAAEYYEQLNQQTQGERPLYPWETESRENESQGESTPYTGTASYNTLLSEPVSEDYNAVSDPEAYAYDAGQRTEQEVYYSAEAQVQAEEEPNYNSYEQAGYAASYGQQEQQESAYSYDDSSYDRNQENYVAEEYKEPKLAFGVKRDQEVDPSAPAPYGLQNLIHTSAPRDADAGEEETEAYESAAYIGGSSGDELQWKNLFLANATEETSFRKLRMCIVQREETISTIAERYNLNPREIALYNRLDDQTVSAGQVLYIPR, from the coding sequence GTGACGGAGCATAACGGGTTAAGATTTGATATTTATGAACGCGTTCATCTGGCTGAAGAAGGCATTGGCATTGCTGAATTGGAAGAAGCCGAGCTGCTGCCCTATATTGAGGTGTATTCCAACGGAGAGCAAGCCGTGCTCAGAGGCAGCTTGTTGCTTACCGGCAAATATCTGGGGGAAGACGAGTTCAGAAGCAGCGTAGAGCTTCAGCACTCCATCCCCGTGGAAATTTCCATTCCCATGACACGTGTCAGTCGGTTGGAAGATATCCAGGTGGAAATTGAAAACTTTGATATTGACGTGTTGTCCAACCGAAGCTTAAATGTCACAGGATTGCTTACACTGCGGGGTGTACAGCTGGTAACGGAAACGGTGGAATCCCGCTGGGACGAGGAAGAAATCGTCGCCGTGCACCAAACGGAAGATGTGCGTGAGCTTTACAACCCTCGCAATTATCCGCTGGATGCTGAACCTTCCATCTCCGCAGCGGAGTACTATGAACAACTCAATCAACAAACACAAGGTGAACGTCCTCTGTACCCATGGGAAACGGAATCCAGAGAAAACGAGTCTCAAGGGGAGAGCACACCGTACACGGGTACCGCCAGCTATAATACGTTGTTATCTGAGCCTGTTTCGGAAGACTATAATGCCGTTTCCGATCCGGAAGCTTATGCTTATGACGCGGGGCAGCGTACGGAACAAGAGGTTTATTATTCGGCTGAGGCTCAGGTTCAGGCTGAAGAGGAGCCGAACTATAATTCCTACGAGCAGGCGGGTTACGCCGCTTCCTATGGACAACAAGAGCAGCAAGAGTCCGCTTATTCCTATGATGACTCCTCCTATGATCGCAACCAAGAAAACTATGTTGCCGAAGAATACAAGGAGCCTAAGCTGGCTTTCGGCGTGAAACGTGATCAGGAAGTTGATCCAAGCGCCCCTGCACCATACGGATTGCAGAATCTGATACATACGTCTGCGCCCAGAGATGCCGATGCCGGGGAAGAGGAAACGGAAGCCTATGAGAGCGCGGCGTATATCGGCGGTTCATCTGGAGATGAATTGCAGTGGAAGAATTTATTTTTGGCCAATGCAACCGAAGAAACTTCTTTCCGTAAGCTTAGAATGTGTATCGTTCAGAGGGAAGAGACCATCAGTACCATTGCTGAACGATATAACTTGAACCCGCGGGAAATTGCGCTTTACAATCGCTTGGACGATCAGACGGTGTCCGCAGGGCAAGTGCTGTACATTCCGCGCTGA